The proteins below are encoded in one region of Centropristis striata isolate RG_2023a ecotype Rhode Island chromosome 12, C.striata_1.0, whole genome shotgun sequence:
- the tmem265 gene encoding transmembrane protein 121: MVPTPQVCVSTLVTVSTMAVVDLYLLEQSMLGARGLPGPGVWQCVAVLLGDVGFLLALRFVSAGVVSEARSPRRGFANALWFLFLSLLQLKLFFVCHNYRQERRPPDPLARKTLTLLLSICLPSLFLILTGADHMTPQRRKQEVRGRLLWVVVDLLDVLDLQAGLWEAQGGAAAGAGGVVEQRLPIWAEGLVFFYCYALLLLLPCVALTELGATGLPGQRGPRKEALYPWLSLVTINIFTLALRGTGMLWYRDPRVSTVFLGKNLLALAVKLSSAWERHKQERGAAGAGTGAGAEAGDSTLPSQSSEQGEGQAQGKAPPSHYHTLSRSQSHTLSHVSLEPTETPLGPSFISHEL; this comes from the coding sequence ATGGTGCCCACGCCCCAGGTGTGCGTATCAACCCTGGTCACAGTGAGCACGATGGCAGTGGTGGACCTCTACCTGCTGGAGCAGAGCATGCTGGGTGCTCGTGGTCTTCCAGGACCTGGCGTGTGGCAGTGTGTGGCAGTGTTGCTAGGAGATGTGGGCTTCCTGCTCGCGCTGCGCTTCGTGTCGGCCGGCGTGGTGTCGGAGGCGCGATCTCCACGTCGTGGTTTTGCCAATGCCCTCTGGTTCCTGTTCCTGTCCCTGCTCCAGCTCAAGCTCTTCTTCGTCTGCCACAACTACAGGCAGGAGCGCCGGCCGCCCGACCCGCTCGCCAGGAAGACCCTGACCCTGCTGCTGTCCATCTGCCTGCCCTCGCTGTTTCTCATCCTGACGGGGGCCGACCACATGACCCCGCAGCGCAGGAAGCAGGAGGTGCGGGGCCGGCTCCTGTGGGTGGTGGTGGACCTGCTGGATGTGCTGGACCTGCAGGCGGGGCTGTGGGAGGCTCAAGGCGGCGCTGCAGCGGGGGCCGGAGGGGTCGTTGAGCAGAGGCTGCCCATCTGGGCCGAGGGCCTGGTGTTCTTTTACTGCTAcgccctcctgctgctgctcccctGCGTGGCCCTCACAGAGCTGGGGGCCACGGGCCTGCCAGGACAGAGGGGGCCCCGTAAGGAGGCTCTGTACCCGTGGCTCAGCTTGGTCACGATCAATATCTTCACCCTGGCCCTGAGGGGCACAGGCATGCTGTGGTACAGGGACCCCCGTGTGTCCACCGTGTTCCTGGGGAAGAACCTGCTGGCTCTGGCTGTGAAGCTGAGCTCCGCCTGGGAGAGGCACAAGCAGGAGCGCGGTGCTGCAGGAGCTGGAACCGGTGCAGGAGCAGAAGCAGGAGACTCAACCCTGCCAAGTCAGAGCTCAGAGCAGGGAGAGGGCCAGGCCCAGGGGAAAGCTCCTCCCTCTCATTATCACACACTGTCTCGCTCCCAGAGCCACACTCTCTCCCACGTCAGCCTGGAGCCCACAGAGACGCCCCTAGGACCTTCTTTCATCTCCCATGAACTCTAA